From Aedes albopictus strain Foshan chromosome 1, AalbF5, whole genome shotgun sequence, one genomic window encodes:
- the LOC115256872 gene encoding cytoplasmic dynein 1 light intermediate chain 1, which yields MEIISSTTSQVNGITTTTPRKKDIDPKENLWSAILSEVQTQSSTKLPSNKSVLVLGDNASGKTTLIAKLQGVEDPKKGSGLEYAYIDVRDEYRDDVTRLGVWILDGDPGHTNLLKYALNESNYAHTLVILTLSMTTPWSWVDQLEHWIKMLDDHIAGLKIDPEERQQCRQRLVTVWQSYCDTIDELDPGSPIKRTNRLSSVDDDLDALPLPEGVLTTNLGLDVVVVVTKTDYMTTLEKELDYRDEHFDFMQQWIRRFCLVYGASLFYTSVKEDKNCDLLYKYLTHRIYGLPFRTPALIVEKDAVLIPAGWDNMKKINILYENMQSCKPDDYYNDIIAQPPSRKTVSNREIEVQTEEEQAFLSRQLQLLQQGQTPTRGESPMRSQNSAGKTSPRTPGSAGAQGSPKKVDGKLNPGTPSGEGVLANFFNSLLHKKSGSPAAAPSLAGGTGVSPRATNGAGDALVTASEKISMRTDAAMELDRLTRSVKKDLDFPAQTDC from the exons GTCAGCGATTCTCAGCGAAGTACAAACACAGAGCAGTACCAAACTTCCCTCAAATAAATCAGTGCTCGTGCTGGGTGACAATGCGAGCGGCAAAACGACACTGATTGCAAAGCTGCAAGGCGTGGAGGATCCCAAAAAGGGTTCCGGCCTTGAGTATGCCTACATAGACGTTCGGGACGAATACCGAGATG ACGTCACCCGGCTCGGAGTGTGGATACTGGATGGCGATCCCGGGCACACCAACCTGCTCAAGTACGCACTGAACGAATCCAACTACGCACACACACTGGTCATTCTGACGCTATCGATGACGACACCGTGGAGCTGGGTGGACCAGCTCGAGCACTGGATCAAGATGCTGGACGATCACATAGCGGGGCTGAAAATTGATCCGG AGGAACGACAACAGTGCCGCCAGAGGCTGGTAACGGTGTGGCAGAGCTATTGCGACACGATCGACGAACTGGACCCTGGGTCCCCCATCAAGCGAACCAATCGTCTCTCGTCGGTGGACGACGACCTGGACGCGCTTCCCCTCCCCGAAGGTGTACTAACGACCAATTTGGGCTTAGATGTAGTAGTTGTTGTAACGAAA ACCGACTATATGACCACCCTGGAGAAGGAGCTCGACTACCGGGATGAGCACTTTGACTTCATGCAGCAGTGGATCCGTCGGTTCTGTCTGGTGTACGGGGCGTCACTGTTCTACACCAGCGTGAAGGAGGACAAAAACTGCGACCTGCTCTACAAATACCTAACGCATCGAATCTACGGGTTGCCGTTCCGTACACCGGCGCTCATCGTCGAGAAGGATGCCGTTCTAAT aCCCGCTGGCTGGGACAATATGAAGAAAATCAACATATTGTACGAAAACATGCAATCGTGTAAACCGGATGATTACTACAATGATATTATTGCACAACCGCCTTCAAGAAAG acTGTGTCCAATCGCGAGATTGAAGTTCAGACCGAGGAGGAGCAGGCATTCCTCAGCCGGCAGTTGCAGCTGTTGCAGCAGGGCCAGACGCCGACGCGCGGCGAGTCGCCGATGCGGTCGCAGAACAGTGCGGGCAAAACGTCCCCGCGGACACCCGGGTCGGCCGGTGCGCAAGGATCTCCGAAAAAG GTCGACGGCAAGCTCAACCCAGGCACCCCCAGCGGCGAGGGCGTCCTGGCGAACTTCTTCAACTCGTTGCTGCATAAAAAGTCCGGCTCGCCGGCGGCCGCGCCCAGTTTAGCGGGGGGCACCGGCGTATCGCCGCGGGCGACCAACGGGGCCGGCGACGCCCTAGTGACGGCCAGCGAGAAAATTTCCATGCGAACTGACGCTGCCATGGAGTTGGACCGTTTGACGCGTAGCGTCAAGAAGGACCTCGACTTTCCAGCACAGACCGATTGTTAA